In Hyphomicrobium denitrificans 1NES1, one DNA window encodes the following:
- a CDS encoding efflux RND transporter permease subunit, translated as MRLTHFFIDRPIFASVVSLIITILGLISVNFLPIAEYPEIAPPTVSIHATYPGASAQVIAETVATPIEQEVNGVDDMLYINSQSTGDGQVTISVIFKPGTNVDQAQVLVQNRVSVAEPRLPEDVRRLGISVRKASPDLMMVVHMVSPDGSRDQQYISNYATLYVKDVLTRIDGVGDVNVFGARDYSMRIWLDPDKVSTRGLTAADVVAALQAANLQVAAGSINQPPATSDGAFTLNVQTLGRLKSPSQFEDIVVRAEPDGQVIRVRDIARVELGAQDYTVNAYLDNRNATALVLFQKPGSNALATAAAVKQQMEMLKKSFPPGLDYTVVYNPTEFIQFSIDAVVRTLAEAILLVVLVVILFLQTWRAAIIPILAIPVSLIGTFFIMGLLGITFNTLSLFGLVLAIGIVVDDAIVVVENVERYIEHGMNPKAAAHKTMDEVGTALIAISLVLIGVFLPTAFITGLQGTFFKQFAITIAASTALSLIVSLTLSPAMAALLLKPHRSADEKQNIFIRILGAPLRLFFRGFNWAFGALSHGYAWLTGKLIRISFILLLAYGGLLYMTYGRLVSTPTGLIPPLDRAYLIVALQLPPGSTLSRTDAVVRKAGDILLSRPGIIHSVAFVGFDGATFTNAPNTGVIFVNLAPFEDRVHSGLTKDKILADLRQQMAQLKEAFVLVIEPPSVPGIGTGGGLKGYVQDKGGRGLPALENAAWAMAGATGQQPGFVQAFTLFNVRTPEIYADIDRTKAEQFGVPISRVFETLSIYMGSAFVNDFNILGRTYRVTAQADNPFRLSLRDVANLKTRSNTGEMVPIGSVATFKDTTGAYRVPRYNLYPAAEVQVQLQRGYATGEAIKTMEAIAEKVLPSGFGFEWTEIALQEKLAGNTAIFAFGLSVVFVFLLLSALYESWMLPLSVILIVPMCIFAAMVGVNIRGLDRNILVEIGLIVLVGLAAKNAILIVEFAKQGEDQGLSRNEAAVEAARTRLRPILMTSLAFILGVVPLVFATGAGAEMRQSLGTAVFSGMLGVTLFGLIFTPVFYVIVRKLSPTAHDDVEVSTGESTG; from the coding sequence ATGCGCCTCACCCATTTCTTCATAGACCGGCCGATTTTTGCGTCCGTCGTGTCGCTGATCATCACGATCCTCGGATTGATTTCGGTGAACTTTCTGCCGATCGCCGAATATCCCGAAATCGCACCGCCGACAGTCAGCATCCACGCGACCTATCCCGGCGCTTCCGCGCAGGTGATCGCAGAGACGGTCGCGACGCCGATCGAGCAGGAAGTCAACGGCGTCGACGACATGCTCTACATCAACTCGCAGTCGACGGGCGACGGGCAAGTGACGATCAGCGTCATCTTCAAGCCCGGCACCAACGTCGATCAGGCGCAGGTGCTGGTGCAGAACCGCGTCTCCGTCGCGGAGCCGCGCCTGCCGGAAGACGTGCGCCGGCTCGGCATTTCCGTGCGCAAGGCCTCGCCCGACCTGATGATGGTCGTGCACATGGTGTCGCCGGACGGCTCGCGCGATCAGCAGTATATTTCGAACTATGCGACGCTTTATGTGAAAGACGTGCTGACGCGTATCGACGGCGTCGGTGACGTCAACGTCTTCGGCGCGCGCGATTATTCGATGCGAATTTGGCTCGACCCCGACAAGGTGTCGACGCGCGGACTGACTGCGGCCGATGTCGTCGCTGCGCTGCAGGCGGCGAATTTGCAGGTCGCTGCCGGTTCGATCAATCAGCCGCCAGCGACATCGGACGGAGCGTTCACGCTCAACGTGCAGACTCTCGGGCGTCTCAAATCCCCGAGCCAGTTCGAAGACATCGTCGTGCGGGCGGAGCCTGACGGGCAGGTCATCCGCGTTCGCGACATCGCACGTGTCGAACTCGGTGCCCAGGACTACACCGTCAACGCCTACCTCGATAATCGCAATGCGACGGCGCTCGTTCTGTTTCAGAAGCCCGGCTCCAATGCTCTTGCCACCGCGGCCGCCGTCAAACAGCAGATGGAGATGCTGAAGAAGAGTTTCCCGCCCGGGCTCGACTACACTGTCGTCTATAATCCGACCGAATTCATTCAGTTCTCGATCGACGCCGTCGTCAGGACGCTCGCCGAAGCGATTCTACTTGTCGTTCTGGTCGTCATTCTGTTTCTGCAGACGTGGCGTGCGGCGATCATCCCGATCCTGGCGATCCCAGTATCGCTGATCGGCACATTCTTCATCATGGGTCTTCTCGGCATCACGTTCAACACGCTCTCGCTGTTCGGGCTTGTGCTTGCCATCGGCATCGTCGTCGATGACGCAATCGTGGTCGTGGAAAACGTCGAGCGCTATATTGAACACGGGATGAACCCGAAGGCGGCAGCCCACAAGACGATGGACGAAGTCGGAACGGCGCTGATTGCAATCTCGCTCGTGCTCATCGGCGTGTTTCTGCCGACGGCCTTCATCACCGGCCTGCAGGGCACGTTCTTCAAACAGTTCGCCATCACGATCGCGGCGTCGACGGCACTGTCGCTCATCGTTTCGCTGACGCTGTCGCCTGCGATGGCCGCCCTGCTCTTGAAGCCGCATCGTTCGGCGGACGAGAAGCAAAACATCTTTATCCGAATTCTCGGTGCGCCACTCAGATTGTTCTTCCGCGGATTCAACTGGGCGTTCGGCGCACTTTCGCACGGCTATGCCTGGCTGACGGGTAAGCTGATCCGGATCAGCTTCATTCTGCTCCTCGCCTACGGCGGCCTGCTGTACATGACCTACGGCCGGCTGGTGTCGACGCCTACGGGCCTCATTCCGCCGCTCGACCGTGCATATTTGATCGTTGCCTTGCAGCTTCCCCCGGGATCGACGCTGAGCCGCACGGACGCAGTCGTTCGCAAAGCGGGCGATATCCTGCTGTCGCGCCCGGGCATCATCCACTCCGTCGCGTTCGTCGGTTTCGACGGAGCGACGTTCACGAACGCGCCGAATACAGGCGTCATCTTCGTCAACCTCGCTCCGTTCGAAGATCGCGTGCACTCGGGCCTGACGAAAGACAAAATCCTTGCCGACCTGCGTCAGCAAATGGCGCAGCTGAAAGAAGCGTTCGTGCTCGTCATCGAGCCGCCGTCGGTGCCGGGCATCGGCACAGGAGGAGGCCTCAAGGGTTATGTTCAGGACAAGGGCGGGCGCGGACTTCCGGCGCTCGAGAACGCCGCCTGGGCAATGGCGGGCGCCACGGGACAACAGCCCGGTTTCGTGCAAGCGTTCACGCTCTTCAACGTGCGTACGCCGGAGATCTATGCGGACATCGATCGAACCAAAGCCGAGCAGTTCGGCGTTCCGATCAGCCGTGTTTTCGAAACACTGTCGATCTACATGGGCTCGGCGTTCGTCAACGACTTCAATATTCTCGGTCGAACGTATCGGGTGACGGCGCAGGCCGATAATCCGTTCCGCCTTTCGCTGCGCGATGTCGCCAATCTCAAGACCCGAAGCAATACCGGCGAGATGGTTCCCATCGGCTCCGTTGCAACCTTCAAGGATACAACAGGCGCCTACCGCGTCCCGCGCTACAATCTCTACCCCGCCGCCGAAGTTCAGGTCCAGTTGCAGCGCGGGTATGCGACGGGCGAAGCCATCAAGACGATGGAAGCGATCGCGGAGAAGGTGCTGCCATCCGGATTTGGCTTCGAGTGGACGGAAATCGCACTGCAGGAAAAGCTCGCAGGCAACACGGCGATTTTCGCATTCGGCCTGTCGGTCGTCTTCGTATTCCTCTTACTGTCGGCGCTTTATGAAAGCTGGATGCTGCCGCTGTCGGTCATCCTGATCGTGCCGATGTGTATTTTCGCGGCGATGGTCGGCGTCAATATCCGCGGCCTCGACCGCAACATCCTGGTCGAGATCGGTTTGATCGTGCTCGTCGGCCTCGCGGCGAAGAACGCCATTCTGATTGTCGAGTTCGCCAAGCAGGGCGAAGATCAAGGACTGTCGCGCAACGAGGCCGCGGTCGAAGCCGCGCGCACGCGGCTCAGGCCCATTCTGATGACGTCTCTCGCGTTCATTCTTGGCGTCGTTCCACTCGTCTTCGCGACAGGTGCAGGCGCTGAAATGCGGCAATCGCTCGGTACGGCGGTTTTCTCCGGCATGCTCGGCGTGACGCTTTTCGGCCTGATCTTCACGCCGGTCTTCTACGTCATCGTTCGCAAGCTTTCCCCGACGGCACACGACGACGTGGAGGTGTCTACTGGAGAATCTACAGGATAG
- the folE gene encoding GTP cyclohydrolase I FolE, translating to MNSDKKPTRAEVEAAVRTILRWTGDDPTRDGLLETPARVVRAYEEYFAGYNEDPKAILQKTFEEIEGYDEMIVLRGIRFESHCEHHMAPIIGRAWVAYIPRGRVVGISKLARSVDAFAKRLQIQEKMTAQIANTIQEVLDPQGVAVVLKAEHHCMTTRGAHKPGTDMVTSRMLGVFRDNPITRQEFLALVTEDQRIG from the coding sequence ATGAACTCAGATAAGAAGCCGACACGCGCCGAGGTCGAGGCTGCGGTTAGAACGATCCTCCGCTGGACCGGTGACGATCCCACGCGCGACGGCCTTCTCGAAACGCCGGCCCGCGTCGTGCGCGCTTATGAAGAATACTTCGCAGGCTATAACGAGGATCCAAAAGCGATCCTGCAAAAGACGTTCGAGGAGATCGAAGGCTACGACGAGATGATCGTGCTTCGCGGCATCCGTTTCGAAAGCCACTGCGAGCACCACATGGCGCCGATCATCGGGCGCGCCTGGGTCGCCTACATTCCGCGCGGGCGCGTCGTCGGCATCTCGAAGCTGGCGCGTTCTGTCGATGCCTTCGCCAAGCGCCTTCAAATTCAAGAGAAGATGACGGCGCAGATTGCGAACACAATCCAGGAGGTCCTCGACCCGCAGGGCGTTGCTGTCGTTCTCAAGGCGGAACACCATTGCATGACGACGCGCGGCGCGCACAAGCCGGGCACCGACATGGTGACAAGCCGGATGCTCGGCGTGTTTCGCGACAACCCGATTACGCGGCAAGAATTCCTGGCGCTCGTCACCGAGGATCAGAGAATTGGCTGA
- the truA gene encoding tRNA pseudouridine(38-40) synthase TruA, protein MSRYRITIEYDGTPFIGWQRQAEGVSIQGALETAIRRFSGEAPGVRGAGRTDAGVHALGQVAHFDLEKTWEPGRIRDAMNFHLRPNPIAVLSAARVDDTFDARFSAVKRHYEYRILTRRSPPILQRNRVWWTMRDLDAGAMHEAAQVLLGKHDFTTFRAAQCQAQSPVKTLDVFDVSRQGEEIVCRVSARSFLHHQVRSMVGSLKLVGEGKWTRQDLADSLEAADREACGPVAPAAGLYLVRVDYE, encoded by the coding sequence ATGTCTCGCTATCGCATCACCATTGAATATGACGGCACGCCTTTCATCGGCTGGCAGCGCCAAGCCGAAGGCGTGTCGATTCAAGGAGCACTAGAAACTGCAATCCGCAGATTCTCGGGCGAAGCGCCGGGCGTGCGCGGCGCCGGACGAACCGATGCGGGCGTTCACGCGCTTGGACAAGTTGCACACTTCGATCTTGAAAAGACGTGGGAGCCGGGCCGCATCCGCGATGCGATGAACTTTCACTTGCGGCCGAACCCGATCGCGGTGCTTTCCGCAGCTCGGGTTGATGATACCTTCGACGCGCGCTTCAGCGCCGTGAAGCGGCACTACGAATATCGAATCCTGACGCGGCGCTCGCCGCCGATCCTGCAACGCAATCGTGTCTGGTGGACCATGCGCGATCTCGATGCGGGCGCCATGCACGAGGCGGCGCAGGTGCTCCTCGGAAAGCACGATTTCACGACGTTTCGCGCTGCTCAATGCCAGGCGCAGTCGCCGGTCAAGACGCTTGATGTCTTCGATGTCTCACGGCAGGGCGAAGAAATCGTCTGCCGCGTCTCCGCGCGATCGTTCCTGCACCATCAGGTGCGGTCGATGGTCGGCAGCCTGAAGCTCGTGGGCGAAGGAAAGTGGACCCGACAAGATCTGGCAGACTCACTCGAAGCGGCCGACCGTGAAGCTTGCGGGCCTGTGGCGCCCGCTGCCGGCCTTTATCTCGTACGGGTCGATTACGAATAG
- the fmt gene encoding methionyl-tRNA formyltransferase, which yields MPLDIVFMGTPDFAVPVLDAVAAAGHRIVAVYSQPPRPAGRGLSEVKSPVHRRAEALGIPVRTPKNFKADTDRAEFAALNADAAVVVAYGLLLPATVLDAPRFGCFNVHASKLPRWRGAAPIQRAIMAGDTVTAVNIMRMDAGLDTGPVCLGRDMPISTDMTAGELHDKLSALGAELMVDALAQLEAGTLKAMPQPQEGVTYAAKIDKRETRIDFAKPAHEIVNHIRGLSPFPGAWFEANLSGNPERIKVLRASAVSKNGEPGVLLDSELTVACGEGAIRIEELQRAGKQPMKAADFLRGARLAPGTHLA from the coding sequence ATGCCGCTCGACATCGTGTTCATGGGCACGCCGGACTTCGCCGTGCCGGTTCTCGACGCTGTCGCCGCGGCTGGCCATCGCATCGTAGCGGTCTACAGCCAACCGCCGCGGCCCGCCGGGCGGGGTTTATCGGAAGTTAAATCACCTGTTCACCGCCGCGCCGAGGCGCTCGGCATTCCGGTCCGAACACCGAAGAATTTTAAGGCGGATACAGATCGCGCCGAGTTCGCGGCACTCAACGCAGATGCCGCCGTCGTGGTCGCCTACGGGCTTTTGCTGCCTGCCACCGTGCTCGATGCGCCGCGATTCGGATGCTTCAACGTCCATGCCTCGAAGCTGCCGCGCTGGCGCGGCGCGGCACCGATCCAGCGCGCCATCATGGCAGGCGATACGGTAACCGCCGTCAACATCATGCGCATGGATGCAGGACTCGACACCGGTCCCGTCTGTCTCGGACGCGATATGCCGATCTCCACCGACATGACCGCCGGGGAATTGCACGACAAGCTATCGGCACTCGGCGCCGAGTTGATGGTCGATGCCTTGGCTCAGCTCGAAGCCGGAACTTTGAAAGCGATGCCGCAGCCACAAGAAGGTGTGACCTACGCCGCCAAAATCGACAAACGCGAAACGCGCATCGACTTCGCAAAACCCGCGCATGAGATCGTCAATCACATTCGCGGTCTGTCGCCTTTTCCCGGCGCATGGTTCGAGGCAAACCTCAGCGGCAACCCGGAACGGATCAAGGTGCTGCGCGCATCTGCCGTCTCTAAAAACGGCGAACCGGGCGTTCTGCTCGACAGCGAACTGACGGTCGCTTGCGGCGAAGGCGCCATCCGTATCGAGGAGCTGCAGCGCGCCGGAAAGCAGCCGATGAAAGCCGCCGATTTCCTGCGGGGCGCGCGTCTTGCGCCGGGAACGCATCTGGCCTGA
- the def gene encoding peptide deformylase encodes MAILPIIKIPDPVLRKISDPVERVDDAVVKLMDDMLETMYDAPGIGLAAVQVGVLKRILVVDAAEEGAPPNPIAMANPELVALGSTTRLHEEGCLSIPDVHVEIERPASVTVRYIDRHGKEQELAAEGLLATALQHELDHLDGQLIIDFLSRLKRDMIIRKFKKQGREARS; translated from the coding sequence ATGGCCATTCTACCCATCATAAAAATTCCCGATCCCGTCCTCCGCAAGATCTCCGATCCGGTCGAGCGGGTCGACGATGCCGTCGTCAAGTTGATGGACGACATGCTGGAGACGATGTACGACGCGCCGGGCATCGGCCTTGCCGCCGTGCAGGTCGGCGTTTTGAAACGCATCCTCGTCGTCGATGCCGCCGAGGAAGGCGCGCCCCCAAACCCAATAGCGATGGCGAACCCCGAGCTTGTCGCGCTCGGATCGACGACCCGGCTTCATGAGGAGGGCTGTCTTTCGATTCCCGACGTGCACGTGGAAATCGAACGGCCCGCCAGCGTAACGGTCCGCTACATCGACCGGCATGGGAAGGAGCAGGAGCTTGCCGCCGAAGGCTTGCTTGCGACGGCCCTTCAGCACGAGCTTGACCACCTCGACGGGCAACTGATCATCGACTTCCTGTCGCGCCTGAAACGCGACATGATCATCCGGAAATTCAAGAAGCAGGGGCGCGAGGCGCGGAGCTAG
- a CDS encoding NAD-dependent epimerase/dehydratase family protein has protein sequence MTVKPRILVTGASGFIGKHLVRSLSESGYLVRAAARQPVIFDDPNVEGIALGDMSRSFAAEYVVRGVDAVIHAAGMAHARAGIPDAAYTAINVDATRQLARAARAARVKRFVLISSVRAQVGASHDGVVTEATPASPTDAYGRSKIAAEAITAELLAGSGTHWTVLRPVLVYGPGVKGNMAALMRLAASPYPLPFGAMKGRRSLLSIGNLLAAIKHVLGAEAAKDASFIVADSTPVTIADIIRALRKGRGHPSMLLPIPEVAIAAALRMAGKAEIADRLSGDLVADAGRLRQTGWQPVEATAEALASAARG, from the coding sequence ATGACCGTCAAGCCGCGAATTCTCGTGACCGGAGCGTCCGGATTCATCGGGAAGCATCTCGTTCGCAGCCTGTCTGAAAGCGGTTACCTGGTCCGGGCGGCGGCGCGCCAGCCCGTCATCTTCGACGATCCGAATGTCGAAGGAATTGCACTCGGTGATATGTCGCGGTCATTCGCCGCCGAGTATGTCGTGCGCGGTGTCGATGCCGTCATTCACGCCGCCGGCATGGCGCATGCCCGGGCGGGAATTCCGGACGCCGCCTATACCGCGATCAATGTCGATGCAACGCGCCAGCTCGCAAGAGCCGCACGCGCGGCTCGCGTCAAACGTTTCGTCTTGATATCGTCGGTCCGCGCCCAGGTCGGCGCCTCGCACGATGGCGTCGTCACCGAGGCAACGCCCGCCAGCCCAACCGACGCCTACGGACGTTCAAAGATCGCGGCCGAAGCGATCACTGCCGAGCTGCTCGCGGGCTCAGGCACGCATTGGACCGTCCTCCGCCCCGTTCTGGTTTACGGACCGGGCGTCAAGGGCAACATGGCAGCGCTGATGCGGCTCGCGGCCAGCCCCTATCCCCTGCCGTTCGGCGCGATGAAAGGACGGCGGTCGCTGCTGAGCATCGGCAATCTGCTCGCGGCGATTAAACATGTGCTCGGGGCCGAGGCCGCCAAGGATGCATCCTTCATCGTTGCCGACAGCACGCCCGTTACGATTGCGGACATCATCCGGGCATTGCGAAAAGGCCGCGGCCATCCGTCCATGCTGCTCCCCATTCCCGAGGTCGCGATTGCCGCCGCGCTCCGCATGGCCGGTAAGGCCGAGATTGCCGATCGCCTGAGCGGCGACCTCGTCGCGGACGCCGGCCGGTTACGGCAAACAGGCTGGCAGCCCGTCGAGGCGACCGCCGAAGCCCTTGCATCCGCTGCGCGCGGATAG
- a CDS encoding MATE family efflux transporter, which translates to MNNIETTRRPSAQAPRFVTGSLLRHILTMTGAGALGLMAIFVGDLANIYFLSRLNDEAIVAAVGYASSILFFATSVGIGLSIAATSLVAPALGAGRRMRARRLATNAHLLALIASVLIAVVLWFAIEPLLELIGASGRTLDLAAVYLRILVPTLPVLALAITSSAVLRSAGDARRAMFVTLFGAIVNTILDLILIVHFGFGIEGAAVSSLIARLVMMGIGFYGVMIVHDLLSRPKSATLMQDAPAFLQIAAPAVLTNIAPAIGNGYVTYAIAAYGDAAVAAWAILARLTPVAFGAIYALSGAVGPIIGQNFGARSPQRMRDVFTFSLLTMAAFTGIAWFGLGVLANEIAAVFNAGGEARELIVFFCRWLSPLFVFMGALFVANAAFNTLGRPHFSTMLNWGRATLGTVPFVLLGGRFFGAPGVLAGNMVGGVAFGIVAIFSAYKLIDAIGETFKPPENPVGHEVV; encoded by the coding sequence ATGAACAATATCGAGACGACGCGGCGCCCCTCTGCTCAGGCCCCCAGATTCGTCACCGGCTCCCTGCTGCGCCACATCCTGACGATGACCGGTGCGGGCGCGCTCGGCCTCATGGCGATCTTCGTCGGCGATCTCGCCAATATCTACTTTCTCTCGCGGCTGAACGACGAGGCGATCGTCGCGGCCGTCGGTTACGCAAGTTCGATCCTGTTCTTCGCGACGTCCGTCGGCATCGGATTGTCGATCGCCGCGACGTCGCTTGTCGCGCCCGCTCTCGGTGCCGGGCGGCGCATGCGGGCGCGGCGTCTGGCGACGAACGCACATTTGCTCGCGCTGATCGCCTCGGTTTTGATCGCGGTCGTCTTGTGGTTCGCGATCGAGCCTCTGCTGGAGCTCATCGGAGCCAGCGGGCGAACGCTCGATCTCGCGGCAGTCTATCTGAGAATTCTTGTGCCGACACTGCCCGTTCTCGCGCTCGCGATTACATCGTCGGCGGTTCTGCGCTCGGCTGGAGACGCGCGTCGCGCGATGTTCGTCACGTTGTTCGGCGCGATCGTCAATACGATCCTGGACTTGATCCTGATCGTACACTTCGGCTTCGGGATCGAAGGCGCGGCGGTGTCGTCGCTGATCGCCCGCTTGGTGATGATGGGGATCGGCTTCTACGGTGTCATGATTGTGCATGATCTTCTTTCGCGCCCGAAAAGCGCAACGCTCATGCAGGATGCGCCCGCCTTCCTGCAGATCGCTGCACCGGCCGTTTTGACGAATATCGCGCCGGCCATCGGCAATGGCTACGTCACCTACGCGATCGCTGCTTATGGCGATGCGGCAGTCGCAGCCTGGGCGATCCTCGCGCGGCTGACACCGGTTGCCTTCGGCGCCATCTATGCGCTCTCGGGTGCCGTCGGCCCGATCATAGGCCAGAACTTCGGCGCGCGCTCCCCGCAGCGCATGCGCGACGTATTCACGTTCTCGCTGCTGACGATGGCGGCATTTACGGGCATTGCATGGTTCGGCCTCGGAGTTCTCGCGAACGAGATCGCGGCGGTCTTCAACGCGGGCGGTGAAGCGCGCGAGCTGATCGTCTTCTTCTGCCGTTGGCTGTCGCCGCTTTTCGTTTTCATGGGCGCATTGTTCGTCGCAAACGCTGCATTCAACACGCTGGGCCGGCCGCATTTTTCGACGATGCTGAACTGGGGTAGGGCGACGCTCGGAACCGTTCCGTTCGTTCTGCTTGGTGGCAGGTTCTTCGGCGCGCCGGGCGTGCTCGCGGGCAACATGGTCGGCGGCGTCGCATTCGGTATCGTTGCCATTTTTTCGGCCTATAAGCTGATCGACGCGATTGGAGAAACGTTTAAGCCGCCCGAGAATCCTGTTGGTCACGAAGTGGTGTAG
- the recR gene encoding recombination mediator RecR yields the protein MSRKIAGPEIERLVQLLSRLPGLGPRSARKAVLSLLKRRNDLLLPLSDALQQAVEKISECPVCGNLDTVAPCSICADPRRDQSLIVVVEEVGDLWALERASIVSARYHVLGGHLSPLDGIGPEQLNVASLLTRAQSPEVKEILLALNATVEGQSTAHYISDQLATIDVTVSRLAQGVPIGGELDYLDDGTLAAAFKARRKL from the coding sequence ATGTCCCGGAAAATCGCAGGACCGGAGATCGAGCGCCTCGTGCAGCTCCTGTCGCGCTTGCCGGGCCTTGGGCCCCGCTCGGCGCGCAAGGCGGTGCTGTCGCTGCTGAAGCGGCGCAACGATCTGCTGCTGCCCTTGTCGGACGCGCTTCAGCAAGCCGTCGAAAAAATTTCCGAATGCCCGGTCTGCGGCAATCTCGATACGGTCGCGCCCTGCAGCATCTGCGCCGATCCGCGCCGCGATCAAAGCCTCATCGTTGTGGTCGAGGAGGTCGGCGACCTCTGGGCCTTGGAACGCGCGAGCATCGTCTCGGCGCGCTATCACGTGCTTGGCGGCCACTTGTCGCCGCTCGACGGCATCGGACCGGAGCAGTTGAATGTCGCAAGTCTCTTGACGAGGGCGCAATCACCCGAAGTCAAAGAAATCCTGCTCGCTCTCAATGCCACCGTCGAAGGCCAGTCGACGGCCCATTACATATCCGATCAGCTCGCGACGATCGACGTTACGGTATCGCGGCTCGCGCAAGGCGTGCCAATTGGCGGCGAACTCGATTATCTCGACGACGGCACGCTCGCAGCAGCCTTCAAGGCTCGGCGCAAGCTTTAG
- a CDS encoding YbaB/EbfC family nucleoid-associated protein, with protein MKDLMGMMKQMGQMQARFKEMQEELARTEIEGQSGGGLVHLTVDGKGEVKRVRIDPSLIKPDEVEILEDLIVAAAADARAKADNAMQTKMAEITGGIPLPPGMKLF; from the coding sequence ATGAAAGACTTGATGGGTATGATGAAGCAAATGGGTCAGATGCAGGCCCGTTTCAAAGAGATGCAGGAAGAACTCGCACGCACCGAGATCGAAGGCCAATCCGGCGGCGGTCTCGTACATCTGACAGTCGACGGCAAGGGCGAGGTCAAGCGCGTTCGCATTGACCCAAGCCTGATCAAGCCCGACGAGGTCGAGATTCTCGAAGACCTGATCGTCGCCGCAGCGGCTGACGCTCGCGCCAAGGCCGATAATGCCATGCAGACGAAAATGGCTGAGATCACCGGCGGGATTCCCTTGCCGCCGGGAATGAAATTATTCTAG